From Salinibacterium sp. ZJ450, one genomic window encodes:
- a CDS encoding helix-turn-helix domain-containing protein: MTSYDEVPDALTIGKRIRQLRTQRGMTLDALGSAIGRAASQVSVLENGKREPKLSDLKTVAKALGVPLDALLTAEAPSKRAALEIALERAMRGPLFSSLGLPTLPVRRSLSDEAIETILGLHTELDRLHRERAATPEEARRANTELRQQMRRQNNYFAELETEAKRLLAAVGHTGGPLSQRLTAELAAHLGFSLHYVADLPASTRSVTDLRNGRVYLPVKADGDPRSTLLQALASHVLGLAEPRDYAEFLRQRVETNYLSAALLVPEDDAVAFLTTAKAQKQLSVEDLRDAFAVPYETAAHRFTNLSTEHFDIPVHFLKVHESGAISKAYENDKAQFPTDALGAVEGQLVCRYWSARQVFAVEDRFSPYHQYTDKPGGTYWCTSSIQTTAQGAFSVSVGTPFAHAKWFRGRDTTNRQVSTCPDDACCRRAPEGLASAWAGNALPNARMQSSLLAAMPAGTFTGVDSTEVYTFLEQHAPRAKTKLALTD; the protein is encoded by the coding sequence GGCCATTGGCCGTGCCGCCTCGCAGGTCAGCGTGCTCGAGAACGGCAAGCGCGAGCCCAAGCTAAGCGACCTGAAGACCGTCGCCAAGGCACTCGGCGTGCCGCTCGACGCGCTGCTCACCGCCGAAGCCCCGTCCAAGCGAGCGGCGCTGGAGATCGCCCTGGAACGTGCCATGCGCGGGCCGCTGTTCTCCTCGCTCGGCCTGCCGACGCTGCCGGTGCGCCGCAGTCTCAGCGACGAGGCGATCGAAACGATCCTGGGGCTGCACACCGAGCTGGACCGGCTGCACCGCGAGCGCGCCGCGACGCCCGAGGAGGCCCGCCGCGCGAACACCGAACTCCGCCAGCAGATGCGCAGGCAGAACAACTACTTCGCCGAACTGGAGACCGAGGCGAAACGCCTGCTCGCCGCCGTCGGGCACACCGGCGGCCCGCTGTCGCAGCGGCTGACCGCCGAACTGGCAGCGCACCTCGGTTTTTCACTGCACTATGTCGCCGACCTGCCCGCATCCACCCGGTCGGTCACCGATCTGCGCAACGGCCGCGTCTACCTGCCGGTGAAGGCCGACGGCGACCCGCGCAGCACGCTGCTGCAGGCGCTGGCCAGTCACGTGCTGGGGCTCGCCGAGCCGCGCGACTACGCTGAGTTCCTTCGCCAACGGGTGGAGACGAACTACCTGTCGGCGGCGCTGCTGGTGCCGGAAGACGACGCCGTCGCGTTTCTGACCACCGCGAAAGCGCAGAAGCAGCTCTCGGTCGAAGACCTGCGCGACGCCTTCGCCGTGCCGTATGAGACGGCCGCGCACCGGTTCACCAACCTGTCGACCGAGCACTTCGACATTCCGGTGCACTTCCTGAAGGTGCACGAATCCGGGGCCATCTCCAAGGCATACGAGAATGACAAGGCGCAGTTCCCGACCGACGCGCTCGGCGCCGTCGAGGGGCAGCTGGTCTGCCGCTACTGGAGTGCCCGCCAGGTGTTCGCGGTGGAAGACCGGTTCAGCCCGTATCACCAGTACACCGACAAGCCGGGTGGCACGTACTGGTGCACTTCCAGTATCCAGACAACCGCGCAGGGTGCGTTCTCGGTGAGCGTCGGCACCCCGTTCGCGCACGCCAAGTGGTTCCGCGGGCGTGATACCACCAACCGGCAGGTGTCGACCTGTCCGGATGACGCGTGCTGCCGCCGCGCGCCGGAGGGCCTCGCCTCGGCCTGGGCCGGCAACGCGCTGCCGAACGCGCGCATGCAGTCCTCTCTGCTGGCCGCGATGCCCGCCGGCACCTTCACCGGCGTCGACAGCACCGAGGTGTACACCTTCCTCGAGCAGCACGCTCCCCGGGCAAAAACTAAGCTGGCTTTGACAGACTGA
- a CDS encoding GTP pyrophosphokinase family protein, with amino-acid sequence MQIDSPDELQRLHDLRGEFTRFMLSYKFGVDELMTKINILKEEFSHTHEYSPIEQVSSRLKTPESILEKAARKGIDISFDAIRREISDIAGVRVTCSFITDTYRVCELLAGQRDITVLEVKDYIAKPKPNGYKSLHMIVEIPVFLSDRVEQVKVEVQIRTIAMDFWASLEHKIYYKYNRAVPIDLLTELKLAADVASTLDRSMEHLHDEVRALPEEPDAGRMPAESLRLPENLRVTLGPDIPPSA; translated from the coding sequence GTGCAGATCGACAGCCCCGACGAACTTCAGCGACTCCATGACCTGAGGGGTGAGTTCACTCGGTTCATGCTCAGCTACAAGTTCGGCGTCGATGAGCTCATGACCAAGATCAACATCCTCAAGGAAGAGTTCAGCCACACCCACGAGTACAGCCCGATCGAGCAGGTCAGCTCCCGGCTGAAGACACCGGAGAGCATCCTCGAGAAGGCGGCGCGCAAGGGCATTGACATCTCGTTCGACGCCATCCGGCGCGAGATCTCCGACATTGCCGGCGTGCGGGTCACCTGCAGCTTCATCACCGACACCTACCGCGTCTGCGAACTGCTGGCCGGGCAACGGGATATCACCGTGCTGGAGGTGAAGGACTACATCGCGAAGCCCAAGCCGAATGGCTACAAGAGCCTGCACATGATCGTGGAGATTCCGGTGTTCCTCTCCGACCGGGTGGAGCAGGTGAAAGTCGAGGTGCAGATCCGCACGATCGCGATGGACTTCTGGGCCAGCCTCGAGCACAAAATCTATTACAAGTACAACCGCGCTGTGCCCATCGACCTGCTCACCGAGCTGAAGCTGGCCGCGGATGTCGCGAGCACGCTCGATCGCAGCATGGAACACCTGCACGACGAGGTGCGCGCCCTCCCCGAGGAGCCAGACGCTGGCCGGATGCCCGCAGAGTCGCTGCGCCTGCCCGAGAACCTGCGGGTGACCCTCGGGCCGGATATCCCGCCCAGCGCCTGA
- a CDS encoding toxin-antitoxin system YwqK family antitoxin: MAEPINQTDDQGRKRGIWEERFKDGTLAGRGSYVDGEKSGEWKYYFRTGELRAVGNLSAGQLTGFWVWYRDGGGKLQEGRFLDGEQDGLWKRWFANGKLLDEGEYARGKKRGEWKYYNEDGTLKKPTSHR, from the coding sequence ATGGCCGAGCCGATCAACCAGACCGACGACCAGGGCCGCAAGAGGGGCATCTGGGAGGAACGCTTCAAGGACGGCACCCTCGCCGGCCGGGGCAGCTACGTCGACGGCGAGAAGTCCGGCGAGTGGAAGTACTACTTCCGCACCGGAGAGCTGCGCGCCGTCGGCAACCTGTCCGCCGGCCAGCTCACCGGATTCTGGGTCTGGTACCGCGACGGCGGCGGCAAGCTGCAGGAGGGGCGTTTCCTCGACGGCGAGCAGGACGGCCTGTGGAAGCGCTGGTTCGCGAACGGCAAGCTCCTCGACGAGGGCGAGTACGCGCGCGGCAAGAAGCGCGGCGAGTGGAAGTACTACAACGAGGACGGCACCCTCAAGAAGCCGACGTCCCACCGCTAG